A portion of the Blastocatellia bacterium genome contains these proteins:
- a CDS encoding helix-turn-helix domain-containing protein, which produces METAVPKVVFTLKEVAAYLNVHPDTVRRYVKRGELPAFKIGSDWRFNKESIDLWRKAQEERCRARHHDPPQTGRKRRKSPLDLPETEDGRHARSLSRAGRKKGA; this is translated from the coding sequence ATGGAGACGGCAGTACCGAAGGTAGTTTTCACGCTCAAAGAAGTCGCCGCTTACCTCAATGTTCATCCCGATACGGTTCGTCGCTATGTCAAGCGAGGTGAGCTTCCGGCCTTCAAAATTGGTTCGGATTGGCGGTTCAACAAGGAGTCCATTGATCTCTGGCGCAAAGCGCAGGAAGAGCGGTGCCGGGCTCGACATCACGACCCTCCTCAGACAGGGCGCAAGAGGAGAAAATCCCCGCTGGATTTGCCGGAGACCGAGGATGGTCGCCATGCCCGCTCCTTATCGCGTGCCGGGAGGAAAAAAGGAGCGTGA